A window of the Dyadobacter pollutisoli genome harbors these coding sequences:
- a CDS encoding LytR/AlgR family response regulator transcription factor, with protein MKHTSLIIDDEILAREVIRTFLKHDHSMEVTDEASNGTEAVVKILQHRPDIIFLDIQMPELDGFEVLREVWPHHQPFVVFTTAYDQYALRAFEVNAIDYLLKPFDEIRFHQSLGRVKERLSQKAQPRIEELVNSLLKDPRGKEPAFLHRILVKEAGKMYPVKTDDVTHFSADGNYISVYTVQQKVYTIYDSLGSLEGRLDPSVMIRVGRSNIVNMNYITELETYFNGEYIIHLSSGDKIKWTRGYRDNIKAFLTKIG; from the coding sequence ATGAAGCATACCAGTCTTATAATAGATGACGAGATACTGGCGAGGGAAGTGATACGGACTTTTCTGAAACACGATCATTCGATGGAAGTCACCGACGAGGCTTCCAATGGTACCGAGGCCGTGGTTAAAATCCTGCAACACCGGCCAGACATTATTTTCCTGGACATACAAATGCCCGAGCTTGACGGTTTCGAAGTATTAAGAGAGGTATGGCCGCACCACCAGCCTTTCGTGGTTTTTACCACCGCCTACGACCAGTACGCATTGCGTGCATTCGAGGTCAATGCCATTGATTACCTGCTTAAACCTTTTGATGAAATACGTTTTCACCAGTCGCTGGGCCGGGTAAAGGAGCGGCTCAGCCAGAAGGCCCAGCCAAGGATTGAGGAGCTGGTTAACAGTCTATTAAAAGATCCGCGAGGAAAAGAGCCTGCATTTCTCCACCGTATTTTGGTTAAAGAAGCAGGTAAAATGTATCCGGTGAAAACCGACGACGTTACGCACTTTTCGGCCGACGGCAACTACATTTCGGTGTACACCGTCCAGCAGAAAGTTTACACGATCTACGACAGCTTGGGAAGCCTGGAAGGACGGCTGGACCCTTCGGTGATGATCCGCGTGGGCCGGTCCAATATTGTGAACATGAACTACATTACGGAGCTGGAAACTTACTTCAATGGCGAGTACATTATTCACCTGTCATCGGGAGATAAAATCAAGTGGACGAGGGGCTACCGGGATAATATCAAGGCTTTTTTGACGAAAATCGGCTAG